A single genomic interval of Granulicella tundricola MP5ACTX9 harbors:
- the ahcY gene encoding adenosylhomocysteinase, with the protein MATATVDVQAVKSAANDYKVADISLAGFGRKEIDIAEQEMPGLMSIRRKYAAGKPLQGVRVTGSLHMTIQTAVLIETMVDLGADVRWASCNIFSTQDHAAAAIAAAGVPVFAWKGESLEEFWWCTNEALSFPDGKGGLLGPQLVIDDGGDVTLLIHKGYEMEAGDKWVDSPSGSQEEGVIKDLMKKVHAQFPTRWTDCAKEWRGVSEETTTGVHRLYKMKEKGTLLVPAINVNDSVTKSKFDNLYGCRESLVDGIKRATDVMVAGKVAVVCGFGDVGKGSAASLRGLGARVIVTEIDPINALQAAIEGYEVTTLEETLGRGDIYVTCTGNVDIITLEHMKLMKDQAIVCNIGHFDNEIQMEPLNASGATKLNIKPQVDKYTFASGNSIFILAEGRLVNLGCATGHPSFVMSASFSNQTLAQLDLWENKDKYAKDIYILPKKLDEEVARLHLEKIGVKLTTLSPKQADYLGVPVDGPYKAEIYRY; encoded by the coding sequence ATGGCGACAGCGACAGTAGACGTGCAGGCAGTCAAGAGCGCGGCAAACGACTATAAGGTAGCGGACATCTCCCTCGCAGGCTTCGGCCGCAAGGAGATCGATATCGCCGAGCAGGAGATGCCCGGCCTCATGTCCATCCGGCGCAAGTACGCCGCAGGCAAGCCCCTCCAGGGCGTCCGCGTCACCGGCTCCCTCCACATGACCATCCAGACCGCCGTGCTGATCGAGACCATGGTCGATCTCGGAGCCGACGTTCGCTGGGCCTCCTGCAACATCTTCTCCACCCAGGATCATGCCGCAGCCGCCATCGCCGCAGCCGGCGTCCCCGTCTTCGCCTGGAAGGGCGAGTCGCTGGAAGAGTTCTGGTGGTGTACGAATGAAGCCCTCAGCTTCCCTGACGGCAAGGGCGGTCTCCTCGGCCCGCAGCTCGTCATCGACGACGGCGGCGATGTCACCCTGCTCATCCATAAGGGCTACGAGATGGAAGCTGGCGACAAGTGGGTCGATAGCCCCTCAGGCTCGCAGGAAGAAGGCGTCATCAAGGACCTCATGAAGAAGGTTCACGCCCAGTTCCCCACCCGCTGGACCGATTGTGCGAAGGAGTGGCGCGGAGTCTCCGAAGAGACCACCACCGGCGTCCACCGTCTCTACAAGATGAAGGAGAAGGGCACCCTGCTCGTCCCCGCCATCAACGTCAACGACTCTGTCACCAAGTCCAAGTTCGACAACCTCTACGGCTGCCGTGAGTCGCTCGTGGACGGCATCAAGCGCGCCACGGACGTCATGGTCGCCGGCAAGGTCGCCGTCGTCTGCGGCTTCGGCGACGTAGGCAAGGGCTCGGCTGCTTCCCTCCGCGGCCTCGGCGCTCGCGTCATCGTCACGGAGATCGATCCGATCAACGCCCTGCAGGCCGCCATCGAAGGCTACGAGGTCACTACGCTCGAGGAGACCCTCGGACGCGGCGATATCTACGTCACCTGCACCGGCAACGTCGACATCATCACGCTGGAGCATATGAAGCTGATGAAGGATCAGGCCATCGTCTGCAACATCGGCCACTTCGACAACGAGATCCAGATGGAGCCCCTGAACGCTTCCGGCGCGACGAAGCTCAACATCAAGCCGCAGGTCGACAAGTACACCTTTGCAAGCGGGAACAGCATCTTCATCCTCGCCGAAGGCCGCCTCGTCAATCTTGGCTGCGCCACCGGTCACCCCAGCTTCGTCATGTCCGCCAGCTTCTCCAACCAGACGCTCGCGCAGCTTGACCTCTGGGAGAACAAGGACAAGTACGCCAAGGACATCTACATCCTGCCCAAGAAGCTGGATGAGGAGGTCGCACGGCTGCACCTGGAGAAGATCGGCGTGAAGCTCACCACCCTCAGCCCCAAGCAGGCCGACTACCTCGGCGTGCCGGTCGACGGCCCCTACAAGGCTGAGATCTATCGTTACTAA
- a CDS encoding Gfo/Idh/MocA family protein encodes MFKRISIPLTLAAATLLSNPAPATAQSDAKPVRVAIIGLVHGHVMGLFSALPKNTNVQLVGIVESDKALSQKYAARYHLAQNLFYTSSEPMFAATHPDAVLVYSTIKDHRKIIEDAASHNVSSMVEKPLATTLEDALAIRAAARAHHVQVLTNYETTWYASNTEALNEAASGKLGTIRKVVVHDGHEGPKEIGVGPEWLPWLTDPIQNGAGALFDFGCYGADMVTVMMHGQAPLSVTAVTQTDKPGIYPHVDDDATVILRYPGAQAVLMPSWDWSFARKDMEVYGMDGYAITVASDGMRVRYKGEKEEARTTAPALPQERSNSLDYLAAAIRGQIKPGDDMTSLPTNMVVVQILAAARESARTGKTIDLKPLAP; translated from the coding sequence ATGTTCAAACGCATATCGATCCCGCTCACGCTTGCCGCCGCGACCCTCCTGTCCAACCCCGCACCAGCCACCGCCCAATCCGACGCAAAGCCCGTCCGCGTTGCCATCATCGGCCTGGTCCACGGCCACGTCATGGGACTCTTCAGCGCGCTGCCGAAGAACACCAACGTCCAGCTCGTCGGCATCGTCGAATCAGACAAAGCGCTCTCCCAGAAGTACGCCGCCAGGTATCACCTTGCGCAAAACCTCTTCTACACCAGCAGCGAGCCCATGTTCGCCGCCACGCACCCCGACGCCGTCCTCGTCTACTCCACCATCAAGGACCACCGCAAGATCATCGAAGACGCCGCCAGCCACAACGTCTCGTCGATGGTTGAAAAGCCCCTCGCCACCACGCTCGAGGACGCCCTGGCCATCCGCGCCGCAGCCCGCGCCCACCACGTCCAGGTCCTCACCAACTACGAGACGACCTGGTACGCCAGCAACACGGAAGCCCTGAACGAGGCCGCCTCCGGCAAGCTCGGGACGATTCGCAAGGTGGTGGTCCACGACGGCCACGAAGGCCCCAAGGAGATCGGCGTAGGCCCGGAGTGGCTCCCCTGGCTCACCGACCCCATCCAGAACGGTGCCGGCGCACTCTTTGACTTCGGCTGCTACGGCGCGGACATGGTCACCGTCATGATGCACGGCCAGGCCCCGCTCAGCGTCACCGCCGTCACCCAGACCGACAAGCCCGGCATCTACCCGCACGTCGATGACGACGCGACCGTCATCCTCCGCTATCCCGGCGCACAGGCCGTCCTCATGCCCTCCTGGGACTGGAGCTTCGCACGCAAGGACATGGAGGTCTACGGGATGGACGGCTACGCCATCACCGTCGCCTCCGACGGCATGCGCGTCCGCTACAAGGGTGAGAAGGAAGAGGCCCGCACCACCGCACCCGCACTCCCGCAGGAACGTTCCAACTCGCTCGACTACCTGGCCGCAGCCATCCGCGGCCAGATCAAACCCGGCGACGACATGACTTCCCTCCCCACCAACATGGTCGTCGTCCAGATCCTTGCCGCCGCACGCGAGTCCGCACGCACCGGCAAGACCATCGACCTGAAGCCTCTCGCCCCATAA
- a CDS encoding threonine dehydratase, translating to MSWSLPTLGELESAAELIYRHMPATPQYRWPLLDAVAGTEVWVKHENHTPVGAFKIRGGIVYMDMLLRTRPDIRGVVGATRGNHGQSMGFAARMTGTSATVVVPRGNSPEKNAAMRALGVAVIEAGEDFQEACEYADALAQDRGLHRLPSLATELVCGVGTYALEFLRTAPVLDTVYVPIGMGSGICGMMAARDALNLPTKIVGVVSTGAPAYKLSFEAGRKIEHDVTTLLADGLACRSPNEDCLAAMLAGVDRVIAVDEDEVAAAMRSLFIATHNVAEGAGAASFAALMQEKDAMQGKRIGVVLCGGNVDADIFAKVLAG from the coding sequence ATGAGTTGGTCCCTCCCCACGCTCGGCGAGCTCGAATCAGCCGCCGAGCTCATCTACCGTCACATGCCCGCCACCCCCCAGTACCGCTGGCCGCTGCTCGACGCAGTCGCCGGCACGGAGGTCTGGGTCAAGCACGAGAACCATACCCCCGTCGGAGCCTTCAAGATCCGCGGCGGCATCGTCTACATGGACATGCTCCTCCGCACGCGCCCGGACATCCGCGGCGTCGTCGGAGCCACCCGCGGCAACCACGGCCAGTCCATGGGCTTCGCCGCCCGCATGACCGGCACCTCCGCCACCGTCGTCGTCCCGCGCGGCAACAGCCCTGAGAAGAACGCAGCCATGCGCGCCCTCGGAGTCGCCGTCATCGAAGCCGGGGAAGACTTCCAGGAGGCCTGCGAGTACGCCGACGCGCTCGCCCAGGATCGCGGCCTGCACCGCCTCCCCTCGCTCGCCACCGAGCTCGTCTGCGGCGTCGGCACCTACGCGCTTGAGTTCCTCCGCACCGCCCCCGTACTCGATACCGTCTACGTCCCCATCGGCATGGGCAGCGGCATCTGCGGCATGATGGCCGCGCGCGACGCCCTCAACCTCCCCACAAAGATCGTCGGCGTCGTCTCCACCGGCGCACCCGCCTACAAGCTCTCCTTTGAAGCCGGCCGCAAGATCGAGCACGACGTCACCACCCTGCTCGCCGACGGCCTCGCCTGCCGCTCCCCCAATGAGGACTGTCTCGCCGCCATGCTCGCCGGGGTAGACCGCGTCATCGCGGTGGACGAGGACGAGGTCGCCGCCGCGATGCGCAGCCTCTTCATCGCCACCCACAACGTAGCCGAAGGCGCAGGAGCCGCCAGCTTCGCAGCCCTCATGCAGGAGAAAGACGCCATGCAGGGCAAGCGAATCGGAGTGGTCCTCTGCGGCGGCAACGTAGACGCAGACATCTTCGCCAAGGTGCTCGCCGGCTGA
- a CDS encoding carboxypeptidase-like regulatory domain-containing protein, with protein sequence MPIDEAPAIPGLGRLAMNGWSSRLMIAGMGFLLAGVPGRAQDTHPRDLIGTVTDHGSREPLKGAVVLLENESSKEITSYLTDAGGNYLFKRLRNDTDYLVWARYRGKESKQGELSHFDSNQHPVIHLVIELH encoded by the coding sequence ATGCCGATTGACGAAGCTCCCGCGATTCCGGGCCTGGGACGCCTTGCGATGAACGGATGGTCTTCCCGCCTCATGATCGCCGGGATGGGTTTCCTGCTGGCGGGTGTGCCAGGTAGAGCTCAGGACACGCATCCGCGCGACCTGATTGGGACGGTGACGGATCATGGGTCCCGTGAGCCGCTGAAGGGCGCGGTGGTGCTGCTGGAAAACGAGAGCTCCAAGGAGATCACGTCTTACCTGACCGATGCGGGGGGGAACTATCTTTTCAAGCGGCTCCGCAACGATACGGACTACCTGGTGTGGGCGCGGTACCGGGGCAAGGAGTCGAAGCAGGGCGAGTTGAGCCACTTCGACAGCAATCAGCATCCGGTGATCCACCTGGTGATCGAACTGCACTGA
- a CDS encoding DUF4870 domain-containing protein has product MGPQSAFCNSCGAPVAAAAAGPADTSGYSTVNAGAPPVGYAAPPAYGAAPPYTGPTAASSGLSDNVASALAYVTIIPAIIFLVLEPYNKVPLIKFHSWQSIGLCVASIVIQIALTILQIALHFIPLIGLLFVPVHLLVGLGIFLLWIFVIIKASRGEWYKLPVIGDFAEKQARS; this is encoded by the coding sequence GTGGGTCCCCAAAGCGCTTTCTGTAACAGCTGTGGCGCGCCAGTCGCTGCGGCGGCAGCGGGACCTGCCGATACCTCCGGTTATTCCACGGTCAACGCCGGTGCGCCGCCGGTCGGGTACGCCGCACCGCCCGCTTACGGTGCCGCGCCACCCTATACCGGACCGACTGCGGCGAGCTCCGGACTCTCGGACAACGTTGCGTCCGCCCTGGCGTATGTGACGATCATTCCGGCGATCATCTTCCTTGTTCTGGAGCCGTACAACAAGGTGCCGCTGATCAAGTTCCACTCGTGGCAGTCGATCGGGCTGTGCGTGGCGTCGATCGTAATCCAGATTGCGTTGACGATCCTGCAGATCGCGCTGCACTTCATCCCGTTGATCGGCCTGCTGTTCGTGCCGGTTCATCTGCTGGTCGGGCTGGGCATCTTCCTGCTCTGGATCTTCGTGATCATCAAGGCGAGCCGCGGCGAGTGGTACAAGCTGCCGGTCATCGGCGACTTTGCGGAGAAGCAGGCCCGCAGCTAA
- a CDS encoding MFS transporter, which translates to MSASVQQANPGSDQQVDARALYSKISWRLIPYIFILYILAYLDRVNVGFAAVEMRRDLNLSATVYGLGGGIFFLGQLMFDLPSNLLLGKVGPRLWIARIMITWGIVATCMMFVKGAHSFYLLRFLLGVSEAGFFPGMILYLTYWFPSGERARAIAKFMTATSIAGVVGGPISSFLLSLEGKAGLHGWQWLFLMEGLPTFLMGISVLFVLNDHPDDAGWLSDPEKKWLDTELERDRKEGGASEKHNLLDAFKLPMVWVLAGIFMLDQIGVYTVNLWMPLLLNSFLHVGKLGDAAGASVIARYATVPYIAAAIFTVIAGWSSDKTGERRWHIAGCFLLSVIGFTWAAYAHSLAAALCAMTLAAVGYWSMMGPFWALPTRVLGGQAAAGGVAIITMIGSIGGFVGPTLTGKLKDLTGNFTAGLLVISGLSLVGACLCIALKPADRKGTLTHPEA; encoded by the coding sequence ATGAGCGCGAGCGTCCAGCAGGCCAATCCAGGTTCAGACCAGCAGGTAGACGCGCGTGCGCTCTACAGCAAGATCTCCTGGCGTCTGATTCCTTACATCTTCATCCTCTACATCCTGGCCTATCTGGACCGCGTCAACGTCGGCTTCGCCGCAGTCGAGATGCGGCGCGACCTCAACCTCTCCGCCACCGTCTACGGCCTCGGTGGAGGCATCTTCTTTCTTGGCCAGTTGATGTTCGATCTGCCCAGCAACCTGCTGCTCGGCAAGGTCGGCCCACGGCTCTGGATCGCACGCATCATGATCACGTGGGGCATCGTGGCCACCTGCATGATGTTCGTCAAAGGTGCGCACTCGTTTTACCTGCTGCGCTTCCTGCTCGGCGTCAGTGAGGCAGGCTTCTTTCCTGGCATGATCCTCTACCTCACCTACTGGTTCCCGTCAGGGGAACGCGCACGCGCTATCGCCAAGTTCATGACGGCTACCTCCATCGCGGGCGTGGTCGGCGGCCCCATCTCCAGCTTCCTGCTGAGTCTGGAGGGCAAGGCCGGCCTGCACGGATGGCAGTGGCTCTTCCTCATGGAAGGCCTGCCCACCTTCCTGATGGGCATCTCCGTCCTCTTCGTGCTCAACGATCATCCCGACGACGCAGGCTGGCTCTCCGACCCCGAAAAAAAGTGGCTGGATACGGAACTGGAACGCGACCGCAAGGAAGGGGGCGCAAGCGAGAAGCACAACCTGCTCGACGCCTTCAAGCTGCCTATGGTCTGGGTGCTCGCAGGCATCTTCATGCTGGACCAGATCGGCGTCTACACGGTCAACCTCTGGATGCCGCTGCTGCTCAACAGCTTCCTGCATGTGGGCAAGCTAGGCGATGCGGCGGGGGCCAGCGTCATCGCACGTTATGCCACCGTGCCGTACATTGCGGCGGCCATCTTCACGGTGATCGCAGGTTGGTCCAGTGACAAGACGGGCGAGCGGCGCTGGCACATCGCAGGCTGCTTCCTGCTCAGCGTGATCGGCTTCACCTGGGCCGCGTACGCGCATAGCCTGGCCGCGGCACTCTGCGCGATGACCTTGGCGGCCGTCGGTTACTGGAGCATGATGGGACCGTTCTGGGCGCTGCCCACGCGCGTCCTGGGCGGGCAGGCTGCGGCTGGCGGAGTGGCCATCATCACCATGATCGGCAGCATCGGCGGCTTCGTCGGGCCCACCCTCACGGGCAAGCTGAAGGACCTCACCGGCAACTTCACCGCCGGGCTGCTGGTCATCAGCGGACTGTCGCTCGTGGGAGCGTGCCTGTGCATCGCGCTCAAGCCCGCGGACCGGAAGGGCACCCTCACCCATCCCGAAGCGTGA
- a CDS encoding type II toxin-antitoxin system MqsA family antitoxin encodes MKCPNCGDAKLVRGVREMPYSYKGESTVLGEIAGSFCAACGETVLDAPEANRVSALMLEFNKQVNASMVDPEFISRVRKKLALDQREASVIFGGGVNAFSRYENGKTKPPVALIKLLKVLERHPDLLAEVKTA; translated from the coding sequence ATGAAATGTCCAAATTGTGGAGATGCCAAGCTGGTTCGGGGTGTGCGTGAAATGCCGTACAGCTACAAAGGCGAGAGCACGGTACTAGGTGAGATTGCTGGGTCATTCTGCGCGGCGTGCGGGGAGACGGTCCTGGATGCGCCGGAGGCGAACCGTGTGAGTGCGCTGATGTTGGAGTTCAACAAGCAGGTGAATGCGTCCATGGTGGACCCGGAGTTCATCAGCCGCGTGCGGAAGAAGCTGGCGCTGGATCAGCGTGAGGCGTCAGTGATCTTCGGCGGTGGGGTGAATGCGTTCTCACGGTACGAGAACGGTAAGACGAAGCCGCCGGTGGCGCTGATCAAACTGCTGAAGGTGCTGGAGAGGCATCCCGATCTGCTGGCTGAGGTAAAGACGGCGTAA
- the ada gene encoding bifunctional DNA-binding transcriptional regulator/O6-methylguanine-DNA methyltransferase Ada: MTVSSLPPAVSNPKTKVPSLFAGKAWQQVLARDERADGQFVYAVKTTKVYCRPGCPSRRPERKNVSFFPTPALAQAAGYRACLRCEPDSVARKDDPQVKAIDAVTQYLTEHADQRTKLKDVAKATGVAPLTILRGFKRVLGVSPREYAKAQRVAKFKEKVRQPKGTVTDAIYDAGFGSSSRLYEGADASLGMTPSAMKAGGQGETIRFTTAETPLGMIMVAATARGICSIVFGDSAEQLETELALKFPKAERKHMERELSYAVDALIAAMSESPRALALPLDVRATAFQHRVWRELQAIPRGQTRTYSEIAEAIGSPASVRAVAGACAANPVALAVPCHRVIGKDGKLTGYRWGMDRKRTLLTHEGAELG, from the coding sequence ATGACTGTGAGCTCTCTTCCCCCCGCCGTTTCAAACCCCAAAACGAAGGTCCCCAGCCTCTTTGCCGGCAAGGCCTGGCAGCAGGTGCTCGCGCGCGACGAGCGTGCCGACGGCCAGTTCGTCTACGCGGTCAAGACCACCAAGGTCTACTGCCGCCCCGGCTGCCCCAGCCGCCGGCCCGAACGCAAGAACGTCTCGTTCTTCCCCACGCCGGCGCTGGCGCAGGCTGCGGGCTATCGTGCGTGTCTGCGCTGCGAACCTGACTCGGTCGCGCGCAAAGACGATCCGCAGGTCAAGGCCATCGACGCCGTCACCCAGTACCTGACCGAGCACGCCGATCAGCGGACGAAGCTCAAGGACGTCGCCAAGGCCACCGGCGTCGCGCCCCTGACCATCCTGCGCGGCTTCAAGCGCGTCCTCGGCGTCAGTCCGCGCGAGTACGCCAAGGCGCAGCGCGTCGCCAAGTTCAAGGAAAAGGTTCGCCAGCCCAAAGGCACCGTCACCGACGCCATCTACGACGCGGGCTTCGGCTCCAGCAGCCGCCTGTATGAAGGCGCGGACGCCTCGCTGGGCATGACGCCGTCCGCGATGAAGGCCGGCGGCCAGGGCGAGACCATACGCTTCACCACTGCGGAGACTCCGCTGGGCATGATCATGGTCGCCGCGACCGCACGCGGCATCTGCTCCATCGTCTTCGGTGACTCGGCCGAGCAGCTCGAAACCGAGCTCGCCCTGAAGTTCCCCAAGGCAGAGCGCAAGCACATGGAGCGCGAACTCAGCTACGCCGTCGACGCCCTGATCGCCGCCATGAGCGAGAGCCCCCGCGCCCTGGCGCTGCCGCTCGACGTCCGCGCCACCGCCTTCCAGCACCGCGTCTGGAGGGAGCTGCAGGCTATCCCGCGCGGCCAGACCCGCACCTATTCCGAGATCGCAGAAGCCATCGGCAGCCCGGCCTCCGTGCGAGCCGTCGCCGGTGCCTGCGCGGCCAATCCCGTCGCGCTCGCAGTTCCCTGCCACCGCGTCATCGGCAAGGACGGCAAGCTCACGGGCTACCGCTGGGGCATGGACCGCAAACGCACGCTGTTGACCCATGAAGGTGCAGAGCTTGGCTAA
- a CDS encoding type II toxin-antitoxin system MqsR family toxin: MEKRTPHCPLAKVKALLAEGKVRTTFTALAGGAALGLDFAGMLAVVHALSMADFYKSMTTHADHRVWQDVYRTVVKASRVLSGCI, from the coding sequence ATGGAGAAGCGTACTCCTCACTGCCCTCTCGCGAAGGTCAAGGCGCTGCTCGCAGAGGGTAAGGTGCGTACGACGTTCACAGCGCTGGCGGGCGGAGCGGCTCTGGGGCTTGATTTTGCGGGAATGTTGGCGGTCGTCCATGCGTTGAGCATGGCTGACTTTTACAAGTCGATGACGACCCATGCAGATCATAGAGTTTGGCAGGATGTGTATCGAACGGTTGTCAAAGCGAGTCGGGTTCTGTCCGGGTGTATCTGA
- a CDS encoding transglutaminase-like domain-containing protein: MLVRSEFAIEFYLPQSVAMIGLLRLHSSFDPLVREPEVLEAVHLSNGTRTPIAIQEYVDSFGNRCSRFLAPQGHLALSGSSVVDIDFFAVEIDTQAQQHPIEDLPPEVLQFLLSSRYCQVDQMSLVAGDLFGHTTPGWTRAIAIRDWVHNHVRFDYKSARSTKTALDVFTERVGVCRDFQHLAVTLSRAMNIPSRYVTGYLGDIKRPYSGAGDFSAWYEVFLDGKWWTMDARHNDGRMGRVLMAVGRDATDVAITTSFGIADLNSFQVDSYEIDAQNNRVPLPQYT, encoded by the coding sequence TTGCTCGTTCGATCTGAATTCGCCATCGAATTTTATCTCCCTCAATCCGTCGCGATGATCGGCCTGCTGCGCCTGCACTCCTCCTTCGATCCCCTGGTGCGCGAGCCCGAAGTGCTTGAGGCCGTGCATCTGAGCAATGGCACCCGCACCCCCATCGCCATCCAGGAGTATGTCGATTCGTTCGGCAATCGCTGCTCGCGCTTCCTCGCACCGCAGGGTCACCTCGCGCTCAGCGGATCGAGCGTCGTCGATATCGACTTCTTTGCCGTGGAGATCGACACCCAGGCCCAGCAGCACCCGATTGAAGACCTTCCTCCCGAGGTGCTGCAGTTCCTGCTCAGCAGCCGTTACTGCCAGGTGGACCAGATGTCGCTGGTCGCAGGCGATCTCTTCGGCCATACCACGCCCGGCTGGACCCGCGCCATCGCCATCCGCGACTGGGTCCACAACCATGTTCGCTTCGACTACAAGTCCGCCCGCAGCACCAAGACCGCGCTGGACGTGTTCACGGAGCGCGTCGGCGTCTGCCGCGACTTCCAGCACCTGGCCGTCACCCTCAGCCGCGCCATGAACATCCCATCCCGCTACGTCACCGGCTACCTGGGCGATATCAAGCGGCCCTACAGCGGCGCGGGCGACTTCAGCGCCTGGTATGAGGTCTTCCTGGACGGCAAATGGTGGACCATGGATGCACGCCACAACGACGGACGCATGGGCCGCGTCCTGATGGCCGTAGGCCGCGACGCCACCGACGTCGCCATCACCACCAGCTTTGGCATCGCGGACCTCAACAGCTTCCAGGTGGATAGCTACGAGATCGACGCGCAGAACAACCGCGTTCCGTTGCCGCAATATACCTAA
- a CDS encoding TIGR03435 family protein, whose product MSNQSASLRRRLLLLLAAMFAAGTLSAHAQSTPTFEVATIKPAAPNTDGHTHINYPPGGLFSASNITLLALMQWAWDMPQKQILEGPSWLATTRFDLSAKFIPTEIPADPTHPPLSPQDLKRRMVQSLLAERCNLKLHPETRTLPAYDLILAKGGSKLQPSKANGKNFSIGSTHFDGEGLPVDLIAEQISHLVGRIVVDKTGLPDRYDLKLRWTPDDAPPAENAPPTLFTAIEEQLGLKLEPAKEAVPVLVIDHIDLPSAN is encoded by the coding sequence ATGAGCAATCAATCTGCATCGCTCCGCCGTCGCCTCCTCCTGCTGCTCGCCGCAATGTTTGCCGCGGGGACGTTGAGCGCCCACGCTCAGTCCACCCCCACCTTTGAAGTAGCCACCATCAAACCCGCCGCCCCCAACACCGACGGCCACACCCACATCAACTATCCTCCCGGCGGCCTCTTCAGCGCGTCCAACATCACGCTCCTCGCCCTGATGCAGTGGGCCTGGGACATGCCGCAGAAGCAGATTCTCGAAGGCCCCTCCTGGCTCGCCACCACGCGCTTTGACCTCTCAGCCAAGTTCATCCCGACCGAGATCCCAGCCGACCCCACCCATCCGCCTCTCAGTCCGCAAGACCTCAAACGCCGCATGGTCCAGTCGCTCCTGGCCGAGCGCTGCAACCTCAAGCTCCACCCCGAAACCCGCACCCTGCCCGCCTACGACCTCATCCTCGCCAAGGGCGGCTCAAAGCTCCAGCCCAGCAAGGCCAACGGCAAAAACTTCAGCATAGGCAGCACCCACTTCGACGGCGAAGGCCTTCCCGTGGACCTGATCGCAGAGCAGATCTCCCATCTCGTCGGCCGCATCGTCGTCGATAAGACCGGTCTGCCGGACCGCTACGATCTCAAGCTGCGATGGACCCCGGACGACGCACCCCCAGCCGAAAACGCGCCTCCCACCCTCTTCACCGCTATCGAAGAACAGCTAGGCCTCAAGCTGGAGCCCGCCAAAGAGGCCGTCCCGGTCCTGGTCATCGACCACATCGACCTGCCCTCGGCCAACTAA
- a CDS encoding cold shock domain-containing protein, with product MAQYKGEVKWFNNAKGFGFLGREEGPDVFVHYSSIQLDGYKSLKEGDKVEFDVIQGEKGPQADRVTRTVHATLAA from the coding sequence ATGGCACAGTACAAGGGTGAAGTGAAATGGTTCAACAATGCGAAGGGTTTTGGCTTTCTTGGCCGCGAAGAAGGTCCGGATGTCTTTGTTCACTACAGCTCCATTCAACTGGACGGATACAAGAGCCTGAAGGAAGGCGACAAGGTTGAGTTCGACGTGATCCAGGGGGAGAAGGGCCCCCAGGCGGACCGAGTCACGCGAACCGTGCACGCCACCCTGGCTGCGTGA